The following coding sequences are from one Novosphingobium sp. KACC 22771 window:
- a CDS encoding M23 family metallopeptidase, with amino-acid sequence MISRRAVLGGLAAMPVSAPVAARAFTLDIGPITFPRGETTQGGWAQGLAPKGWQVALDGAALPTDPLGRFLVAFDRDAGPVAKLTAVAPGGAQALLGLDIAPRAWRIEQVNAPFRPPAIPEGDYARIRAEEVARIDAARHAGALSEGWQQSFIWPVKGRISGLFGSQRVYRGTPGSYHSGSDVAMPAGTPYLAPADGVVVLAAEKPFTLEGNLLMIDHGMGLVSAFLHSSELLVREGERVSQTQPIGKVGMTGRATGPHLHWGMRWREARLDPMLFAGAMVPAKG; translated from the coding sequence ATGATCAGTCGACGCGCGGTGTTGGGCGGTCTGGCGGCGATGCCGGTGTCCGCCCCGGTGGCCGCCCGCGCGTTTACGCTCGACATTGGCCCGATCACCTTTCCGCGCGGCGAAACCACGCAGGGCGGATGGGCGCAGGGGCTGGCCCCCAAGGGCTGGCAGGTTGCTCTGGACGGGGCGGCGCTGCCTACCGATCCGCTGGGGCGCTTTCTGGTCGCCTTTGACCGGGATGCGGGGCCGGTGGCAAAGCTGACCGCCGTGGCGCCGGGCGGGGCGCAGGCCTTGCTGGGGCTGGACATTGCCCCACGCGCATGGCGGATCGAACAGGTCAACGCCCCCTTTCGCCCGCCCGCCATTCCCGAAGGCGACTATGCCCGCATCCGCGCCGAGGAAGTGGCCCGCATCGACGCCGCGCGCCACGCGGGGGCTTTGTCCGAAGGCTGGCAGCAGTCCTTCATCTGGCCGGTCAAAGGGCGGATTTCGGGGCTGTTTGGATCCCAGCGCGTCTATCGCGGCACGCCCGGCTCCTATCATTCGGGCAGCGATGTCGCCATGCCCGCCGGTACGCCCTATCTGGCCCCCGCCGATGGGGTGGTGGTGCTGGCGGCGGAAAAACCCTTCACGCTGGAGGGCAATCTGTTGATGATCGACCATGGCATGGGGCTGGTCAGTGCGTTTCTGCATTCCAGCGAACTGCTGGTGCGCGAGGGCGAGCGGGTCAGCCAGACCCAGCCCATCGGCAAGGTGGGCATGACCGGGCGTGCGACGGGGCCGCATCTGCATTGGGGCATGCGCTGGCGCGAGGCGCGGCTGGACCCGATGCTGTTTGCCGGGGCGATGGTGCCTGCGAAGGGCTAG
- a CDS encoding adenosine kinase: MSEPTIDVIAIGNAIVDVLAPASEEQIAALGLAKGGMTLVEPERARELYAAMGPAREISGGSAANTLAGLAQLGAQCAFIGQVANDQFGNVFAHDIRAGGIGFDTPVRNDEPATAQCLIFVTPDGQRTMNTFLGASQFLPAEALDESVIASARVLYLEGYLWDPEEPRRAMRRAIAAARAAGREVAFTMSDAFVISRHGDDFRALIEEGQIDILFANEHELAALTGLEDFHEGLDQLAAKVPCVVVTRSEQGAHAVRRGEAAHVPAQPIDKVVDTTGAGDLFAAGFLFGHVRGMALEKCLTLGAICAAEIISHYGARPEADLKALVADTVG; this comes from the coding sequence ATGTCCGAACCCACCATCGACGTCATCGCCATCGGCAACGCCATTGTCGATGTTCTGGCCCCCGCATCCGAGGAGCAGATCGCGGCGCTGGGTCTGGCCAAGGGCGGAATGACGCTGGTGGAGCCCGAGCGCGCGCGTGAGCTTTACGCCGCAATGGGCCCGGCGCGCGAGATTTCGGGCGGCAGCGCGGCCAACACGCTGGCGGGTCTGGCCCAGCTTGGCGCGCAATGCGCCTTTATCGGGCAAGTGGCCAATGATCAGTTCGGCAATGTCTTTGCCCATGACATCCGCGCCGGGGGCATCGGTTTTGACACGCCGGTCCGCAATGATGAGCCCGCCACCGCGCAATGCCTGATCTTCGTCACCCCCGATGGCCAGCGCACGATGAACACCTTCCTGGGCGCCAGCCAGTTCCTGCCCGCCGAAGCGCTGGATGAAAGCGTGATCGCCTCGGCCCGCGTGCTCTATCTCGAAGGCTATCTTTGGGATCCGGAAGAGCCGCGCCGCGCCATGCGCCGCGCCATTGCCGCCGCCCGCGCAGCGGGCCGCGAGGTGGCCTTCACCATGTCGGACGCTTTTGTCATTTCGCGCCACGGCGACGATTTCCGCGCGCTGATCGAGGAAGGCCAGATCGACATCCTGTTCGCCAACGAACACGAACTGGCCGCGCTGACGGGGCTTGAGGATTTCCACGAGGGTCTGGACCAACTGGCCGCCAAGGTGCCCTGCGTGGTCGTGACGCGCAGCGAGCAGGGCGCCCATGCCGTGCGCCGGGGCGAGGCCGCCCATGTTCCGGCCCAGCCCATCGACAAGGTGGTGGACACCACGGGCGCGGGCGATCTGTTCGCCGCCGGTTTCCTGTTCGGCCATGTGCGCGGCATGGCGCTGGAAAAGTGCCTGACGCTGGGCGCGATCTGTGCGGCGGAAATCATCTCGCATTACGGCGCGCGGCCCGAGGCGGACCTCAAGGCGCTGGTGGCCGATACGGTCGGCTAA
- the purD gene encoding phosphoribosylamine--glycine ligase: MNILLLGSGGREHALAWRLSQSSLLANGGKLFAAPGNPGIGEHAQLVALDAGDHGAVLAFCEDHQIGFVVVGPEAPLVDGLGDALRGAGVPVFGPNRDAAQLEGSKGFTKDLCARANIPTAGYQRVTSLEQALAVLDQFGAPVVVKADGLAAGKGVTVAMTMEEAQEAVRDIFAGRFGDAEAVIEEFMEGEEASFFALTDGATIVPFASAQDHKRVGDGDTGPNTGGMGAYSPAPVLTAELQAEVMTRIIAPTVKTLADEGMPYSGVLFAGLMLTREGPKLIEYNARFGDPECQVMLSRLTSDLGELLYACATDRLGSIPAPQFSDDTALTVVMAADGYPGTPKKGGTIAGIEAAQADGAKVFHAGTAMADSALVAAGGRVLNVTARGASVTAAQAAAYAAVDAIIAPELFCRRDIGWREVAREAE; encoded by the coding sequence ATGAATATCCTTTTGCTGGGTTCGGGCGGGCGCGAACATGCTCTGGCGTGGCGTCTATCGCAATCCTCGCTTCTGGCAAACGGTGGAAAGCTTTTTGCCGCGCCGGGCAATCCGGGCATCGGCGAACATGCGCAACTGGTGGCGCTGGATGCGGGCGATCATGGGGCCGTGCTGGCTTTTTGTGAAGACCATCAGATCGGGTTCGTCGTAGTCGGCCCCGAGGCGCCGCTGGTCGACGGGCTGGGCGATGCGCTGCGCGGGGCGGGGGTGCCGGTGTTCGGGCCGAACAGGGATGCGGCCCAGCTCGAAGGCTCCAAGGGCTTTACCAAGGATCTGTGCGCGCGGGCCAATATCCCCACCGCCGGATACCAGCGCGTCACCTCGCTCGAACAGGCATTGGCCGTGCTGGACCAGTTCGGCGCGCCGGTGGTGGTCAAGGCCGATGGTCTGGCCGCGGGCAAGGGCGTGACCGTGGCGATGACCATGGAGGAGGCGCAAGAGGCGGTGCGCGACATTTTCGCGGGTCGTTTCGGTGACGCAGAGGCCGTGATCGAGGAATTCATGGAGGGCGAGGAGGCTTCCTTCTTTGCCCTGACCGATGGCGCGACCATCGTGCCTTTTGCATCCGCGCAGGATCACAAGCGGGTGGGCGATGGCGACACCGGGCCGAACACCGGCGGCATGGGCGCCTATTCGCCCGCCCCGGTGCTGACCGCCGAGCTGCAGGCCGAGGTGATGACCCGCATCATCGCCCCCACGGTCAAGACGCTGGCCGATGAAGGGATGCCCTATTCGGGCGTGCTGTTTGCGGGCCTCATGCTGACGCGCGAAGGGCCCAAGCTGATCGAATATAACGCCCGCTTTGGCGATCCGGAATGCCAGGTCATGCTCTCGCGCCTGACCAGCGATCTTGGCGAGTTGCTCTATGCCTGCGCCACCGACCGGCTGGGCAGCATTCCCGCGCCGCAATTTTCCGATGATACCGCGCTGACGGTGGTGATGGCCGCCGATGGCTATCCCGGCACGCCGAAAAAGGGCGGGACGATTGCTGGCATCGAGGCCGCACAGGCCGATGGCGCCAAGGTCTTCCACGCCGGCACGGCCATGGCCGATAGCGCGCTGGTGGCCGCGGGCGGGCGCGTTTTGAACGTGACGGCGCGCGGGGCCAGTGTGACCGCCGCGCAGGCTGCCGCCTATGCCGCCGTGGATGCGATCATCGCGCCCGAACTGTTCTGCCGCCGCGACATTGGCTGGCGCGAAGTGGCGCGCGAGGCCGAATAA
- a CDS encoding aminotransferase class V-fold PLP-dependent enzyme, whose protein sequence is MAKIRADFPGLAGGWHYLDSGATAQKPQAVIDATVNAMGRDYATVHRGVYARSAHMTLAYEEARRKVAGFIGGAEGEIVFTRGATEAINLVAQSWGGKHLRAGDRILISTLEHHSNIVPWQLLRDRVGVEIDVCPLTADGRIDLDAAERMLTPAHKLVALAHVSNVLGSVLDVERAVALAQGVGAKILIDGCQAVPRLPVDVAALGVDFYAFSAHKLYGPTGIGALWARAEILDAMPPWQGGGSMIDRVTFERTTWAPAPTRFEAGTPAIIEAIGFAAAVDYVQGIGLPAIHAHEAGLVKTLRSALSAMNDVTVFGPEDSAGIVSFAIDGVHPHDLGTILDEAGVAIRAGHHCAQPLMDHLGVPATARASFGLYSDESDIAALIAGIERTKRIFG, encoded by the coding sequence CTGGCCAAGATCCGCGCCGATTTTCCGGGGCTGGCCGGTGGCTGGCATTATCTGGACAGCGGCGCCACCGCGCAAAAGCCGCAAGCCGTGATCGACGCCACGGTCAATGCCATGGGCCGCGACTATGCCACCGTCCATCGCGGCGTATATGCCCGCAGCGCCCATATGACGCTGGCCTATGAAGAGGCGCGCCGCAAAGTGGCCGGTTTCATCGGCGGAGCGGAAGGCGAGATCGTGTTCACCCGCGGCGCGACCGAGGCGATCAACCTTGTCGCGCAAAGCTGGGGGGGCAAGCATCTGCGCGCGGGCGACCGTATCCTGATTTCGACCTTGGAGCATCATTCGAACATCGTGCCGTGGCAATTGCTGCGCGACCGGGTGGGCGTTGAGATCGACGTTTGCCCGCTGACCGCCGATGGCCGGATCGATCTGGACGCGGCAGAGCGTATGCTGACCCCGGCCCACAAGCTGGTCGCGCTGGCCCATGTGTCGAACGTGCTGGGCAGCGTGCTGGATGTCGAACGCGCCGTGGCGCTGGCGCAGGGCGTGGGGGCGAAAATCCTGATCGACGGCTGTCAGGCCGTGCCGCGCCTGCCCGTCGATGTGGCCGCGCTGGGCGTCGATTTCTACGCTTTTTCCGCGCATAAGCTCTATGGGCCGACCGGCATCGGCGCGCTCTGGGCGCGGGCCGAGATTCTCGATGCCATGCCGCCATGGCAGGGCGGCGGCTCGATGATCGACCGCGTGACGTTTGAACGCACCACATGGGCCCCGGCCCCCACGCGCTTTGAGGCAGGCACCCCGGCCATCATCGAGGCCATCGGCTTTGCCGCCGCCGTCGATTATGTGCAGGGCATCGGCCTGCCAGCCATCCACGCGCATGAGGCCGGGTTGGTAAAGACCCTGCGTAGCGCGCTCTCGGCGATGAACGATGTGACCGTGTTCGGCCCAGAGGACAGCGCGGGCATCGTCAGTTTTGCCATCGACGGGGTTCACCCGCATGATCTTGGCACGATTCTGGACGAAGCAGGCGTGGCCATCCGCGCCGGGCACCATTGCGCCCAGCCCCTGATGGACCACCTTGGCGTGCCCGCCACCGCGCGCGCCAGCTTTGGCCTGTATAGCGATGAAAGCGATATTGCCGCGCTGATCGCCGGCATTGAGCGCACGAAGAGGATCTTCGGCTGA
- the xseA gene encoding exodeoxyribonuclease VII large subunit: MPASFDSDDDLSGGLVAKAARGDNAEPLSISEISAILKRTVEDRFAFVRVRGELSGVKRAASGHLYLSLKDEGARLDGVMWKGNVARLGFRPEDGVEVIATGKLTTYPGRSNYQIVIERMEIAGEGALLALLEKTKARLEAEGLFDPRRKRRLPFLPGVIGVVTSPTGAVIRDILHRLADRFPSRVILWPVLVQGNGAAEQVAAAVRGFSALAPDGPIPRPDVLIVGRGGGSIEDLWSFNEEIVVRAIAECSIPVISAVGHETDTTLADFAADMRAPTPTAAAEMAVPVREELRAFVGDLGLRSRRAVVRPVVLGRERLEARAQRLPTPEELIAAKAQALDETSERLRRALGNVAQKAGMRLQRAAGPLTPGLLQARLRHAEARLSAQRLNPAMLAQRLRHDRQRLDGVARIMTSLNPDNVLARGYVRVTAPDGRTLTNRAAAAGESHLTLHFRDGLLEVAPGDAPPTMVEPAPKRPAPAPRAKSTSPAQDDLFG; encoded by the coding sequence ATGCCTGCCTCTTTCGATTCCGATGATGATCTCTCCGGCGGGCTGGTAGCGAAAGCCGCGCGCGGCGACAACGCGGAACCCCTCTCGATCAGCGAGATTTCCGCGATTTTGAAGCGAACGGTGGAGGATCGTTTCGCTTTTGTGCGCGTGCGGGGCGAATTGTCGGGGGTAAAGCGCGCGGCATCGGGCCATCTCTACCTCTCGTTGAAGGACGAAGGGGCGCGGCTCGACGGCGTGATGTGGAAGGGCAACGTGGCCCGGCTGGGGTTTCGGCCCGAGGATGGGGTCGAGGTGATCGCAACCGGCAAGCTGACCACTTATCCGGGCCGCTCGAATTATCAGATCGTGATCGAGCGTATGGAGATCGCGGGCGAGGGCGCTCTTCTGGCGCTTTTGGAGAAAACCAAGGCGCGGCTGGAGGCCGAGGGACTGTTTGACCCGCGCCGCAAGCGCCGCTTGCCGTTTTTGCCCGGCGTGATCGGGGTGGTGACCAGCCCCACGGGCGCGGTGATTCGCGATATTCTGCACCGCCTCGCCGACCGCTTCCCCTCGCGGGTGATCCTCTGGCCGGTTCTGGTGCAGGGCAATGGCGCGGCGGAGCAAGTCGCGGCGGCGGTGCGCGGCTTTTCCGCGCTGGCCCCCGATGGGCCGATCCCGCGGCCCGATGTGCTGATCGTCGGGCGCGGGGGCGGGTCGATCGAGGATCTGTGGTCGTTTAACGAAGAAATCGTCGTCCGCGCGATTGCCGAATGTTCGATTCCGGTGATTTCCGCCGTTGGGCATGAAACGGACACGACTCTGGCCGATTTCGCCGCCGATATGCGCGCGCCCACGCCCACGGCGGCGGCCGAAATGGCGGTGCCGGTGCGCGAGGAATTGCGCGCCTTTGTTGGCGATCTGGGGCTGCGTTCGCGCCGTGCGGTGGTGCGCCCGGTGGTGCTGGGCCGCGAAAGGCTGGAGGCCCGCGCCCAGCGTCTGCCCACGCCGGAGGAACTGATTGCGGCCAAGGCGCAGGCTTTGGACGAAACGAGCGAACGCCTGCGCCGCGCCTTGGGCAATGTGGCGCAAAAGGCGGGGATGCGGTTGCAGCGCGCCGCCGGGCCGCTGACGCCGGGCCTGTTGCAGGCCCGCCTGCGCCATGCCGAGGCGCGTCTGTCGGCCCAGCGTCTCAACCCGGCCATGCTGGCCCAGCGTCTGCGCCATGACCGGCAAAGGCTGGACGGCGTGGCACGGATTATGACCAGTTTGAACCCCGACAATGTGCTGGCGCGCGGCTATGTCCGTGTGACCGCGCCCGATGGCCGCACCCTGACCAACCGCGCGGCGGCGGCGGGGGAGAGCCATCTGACGCTGCATTTCCGCGACGGGTTGCTGGAGGTCGCGCCCGGCGATGCGCCGCCAACCATGGTGGAGCCTGCGCCCAAGCGCCCCGCCCCCGCGCCCCGCGCCAAATCAACCTCGCCCGCGCAGGATGATTTGTTCGGCTGA
- the sufB gene encoding Fe-S cluster assembly protein SufB: MSEDIEIKDQAAREAAAKVAEYEHGWVADIEQEYGPKGLSEDTVRYISAKKDEPEWMLEWRLKAYRHWLTMPMPDWAKLNIPPIDYQEAYYWAAPKKKDGPKSLDEVDPEILRVYEKLGIPLAEQEVLAGVEGARKVAVDAVFDSVSVATTFRKELEAAGVIFRSISEAIREYPELVKKWLGRVVPMADNYFAALNCAVFSDGTFVYVPEGVRCPMELSTYFRINAENTGQFERTLIVCDKGAYVSYLEGCTAPQRDENQLHAAVVELVALDDAEIKYSTVQNWYPGDAQGRGGIYNFVTKRALCQGKRSKVSWTQVETGSAITWKYPSCVLNGEDSVGEFYSVAVTNNYQQADTGTKMIHNGKGSRSTIISKGISAGHSQNTYRGLVRVGANAEGVRNFTQCDSLLLGKTCGAHTVPYIEVRNPTATIEHEATTSKISDDQLFYAMQRGLDQESAVALIVNGFAKEVLQQLPMEFAVEAQKLLGISLEGSVG, from the coding sequence ATGAGCGAAGATATCGAGATCAAGGATCAGGCCGCGCGTGAGGCTGCCGCAAAGGTTGCCGAATACGAACACGGCTGGGTGGCCGATATCGAGCAGGAATATGGCCCCAAGGGCCTGTCCGAGGACACCGTCCGCTATATCAGCGCCAAGAAGGACGAGCCGGAATGGATGCTGGAATGGCGTCTGAAGGCCTATCGCCACTGGCTGACCATGCCGATGCCTGACTGGGCCAAGCTGAACATTCCGCCCATCGATTACCAGGAAGCCTATTACTGGGCCGCGCCCAAGAAGAAGGATGGGCCCAAGTCTCTGGACGAGGTCGATCCCGAGATCCTGCGCGTTTATGAAAAGCTGGGCATTCCGCTGGCCGAGCAGGAAGTGCTGGCGGGCGTCGAGGGCGCGCGCAAGGTGGCTGTGGACGCGGTGTTCGACTCGGTTTCGGTCGCCACCACGTTTCGCAAGGAGCTGGAAGCGGCGGGCGTGATCTTCCGCTCGATCAGCGAGGCGATCCGCGAATATCCCGAGCTGGTGAAGAAGTGGCTGGGCCGCGTGGTGCCGATGGCGGACAATTACTTTGCGGCGCTCAACTGCGCAGTGTTTTCCGACGGGACGTTTGTTTATGTGCCTGAAGGCGTGCGTTGCCCGATGGAATTGTCCACCTATTTCCGTATCAACGCGGAAAACACCGGTCAGTTCGAACGCACGCTGATCGTGTGTGACAAGGGGGCCTATGTCTCCTATCTCGAAGGCTGCACCGCGCCCCAGCGTGACGAAAACCAGCTCCACGCCGCGGTGGTCGAACTGGTCGCGCTGGACGATGCCGAGATCAAGTACTCAACCGTTCAGAACTGGTATCCCGGCGATGCGCAAGGGCGGGGCGGCATCTATAACTTCGTGACCAAGCGCGCGCTGTGTCAGGGCAAAAGGTCGAAGGTGTCGTGGACGCAGGTGGAAACCGGCAGCGCCATCACCTGGAAATACCCTTCGTGCGTGCTCAATGGCGAGGACAGCGTGGGCGAGTTCTACTCGGTCGCCGTCACCAACAATTATCAGCAGGCCGACACCGGCACCAAGATGATCCACAATGGCAAGGGATCGCGCAGCACCATCATTTCCAAGGGGATCAGCGCGGGGCATTCTCAAAACACCTATCGTGGATTGGTCCGCGTGGGCGCCAATGCCGAGGGCGTGCGCAATTTCACGCAATGCGACAGTCTTTTGCTGGGCAAGACCTGCGGCGCGCATACCGTGCCCTATATCGAGGTGCGCAACCCCACCGCCACCATCGAGCATGAGGCGACCACCAGCAAGATTTCCGACGATCAGTTGTTCTACGCCATGCAGCGCGGGCTGGATCAGGAAAGCGCGGTGGCGTTGATCGTCAATGGGTTTGCCAAGGAAGTGTTGCAGCAACTGCCGATGGAATTTGCGGTGGAAGCGCAGAAGCTGCTGGGGATCAGCCTTGAGGGGAGCGTGGGGTGA
- a CDS encoding SUF system Fe-S cluster assembly protein: MTDTTSDDTPRFTVEEVNDAPTPPRARVDIAAAPALGADGEIEKIADKVARKKDYLEGFLAQQPTGLTPHEPGGELYEGVINALKEIFDPEIPVNIYELGLIYGVEITPEGSASITMTLTTPHCPVAESMPGEVELRVSAVPGIRDAEVALVWDPPWDPAKMSDEARLELGML; encoded by the coding sequence ATGACTGACACGACTTCCGATGACACCCCCCGCTTCACCGTGGAGGAAGTGAATGACGCCCCCACCCCACCGCGCGCGCGGGTGGATATTGCCGCAGCCCCCGCGCTGGGCGCCGATGGCGAGATCGAAAAGATCGCCGACAAGGTGGCGCGCAAGAAGGACTACCTCGAAGGTTTCCTGGCCCAGCAGCCCACAGGCCTGACGCCCCATGAACCGGGCGGCGAACTGTATGAGGGCGTGATCAATGCTCTCAAAGAGATCTTCGACCCGGAAATCCCGGTCAATATCTACGAACTGGGCCTGATCTATGGCGTGGAAATCACGCCTGAAGGCTCGGCCAGCATCACCATGACGCTGACCACGCCGCATTGCCCGGTGGCCGAATCGATGCCGGGCGAGGTTGAATTGCGCGTCTCGGCGGTGCCCGGCATCCGCGATGCCGAAGTGGCGCTTGTGTGGGATCCGCCATGGGACCCGGCCAAGATGAGCGATGAAGCCCGCCTCGAACTGGGGATGCTGTAA
- a CDS encoding RrF2 family transcriptional regulator, producing MRLSSMADYAVVAMVAAARHGAPAGRAAEDGRAGCDTRTRANAGQLALETGLPAPTVQKLVSRLVAAGLLTSARGAGGGLALARDAHEISLADIVEAVEGPIALTPCVEGISHDCAPGLGCSVRPHWPVVNEALRLALSGVPLTRLMAPQDNVDMVQ from the coding sequence ATGCGTTTGTCGAGCATGGCCGATTACGCCGTGGTGGCGATGGTGGCAGCAGCCCGCCATGGCGCGCCTGCGGGCCGCGCCGCCGAAGATGGGCGCGCCGGGTGCGACACGCGCACGCGCGCCAATGCCGGACAGCTTGCGCTGGAAACCGGCCTGCCCGCGCCCACCGTGCAAAAGCTGGTCAGCCGTCTGGTGGCGGCGGGGCTTTTGACATCGGCGCGGGGCGCGGGCGGCGGATTGGCTCTTGCCCGCGACGCCCATGAGATCAGCCTTGCCGATATTGTCGAAGCGGTCGAAGGGCCGATTGCGCTGACCCCTTGCGTTGAAGGGATCAGCCATGATTGCGCGCCGGGGCTGGGGTGCAGCGTGCGCCCGCATTGGCCGGTGGTGAATGAGGCTTTGCGTCTGGCCCTGTCGGGGGTTCCCCTGACCCGGTTGATGGCGCCGCAGGACAATGTGGATATGGTGCAATGA
- a CDS encoding DUF2093 domain-containing protein, with amino-acid sequence MLMNSPDRAAVLRYEPNGFTMLSRGNHVVCAVSGEAIPLESLRYWSVEHQEAYASPELATKRLLGQ; translated from the coding sequence ATGTTGATGAACTCCCCGGATCGCGCGGCGGTGCTGCGCTATGAACCCAATGGTTTCACCATGCTCTCGCGCGGCAACCATGTCGTCTGCGCCGTCTCGGGCGAGGCCATCCCGCTTGAGTCGCTGCGCTATTGGAGCGTCGAGCATCAGGAGGCCTATGCCTCGCCCGAACTGGCAACGAAGCGCCTGCTGGGGCAATGA
- a CDS encoding SufD family Fe-S cluster assembly protein produces MNDLPTRKAEEWRYADLGALETLWPLPDAESVTVAAGGEFARAIVNKGGVVRLSLTLEAGAKAAVHVLNTADTYARIEIEATLHEGADFHLGGVQLSSGDQTAEIVTTVRHIEPNARSHQMIRSVAGGTSTASVLGKVYVAQGADGTDGEQSVRAMLLDRTAQANARPELEIYADDVKCAHGCAIGELDANGLFYLAARGIEPARAKALMLQAFIAEAFDGAEEEDNLQAAAQAALEALL; encoded by the coding sequence ATGAACGATCTGCCCACCAGAAAGGCCGAGGAATGGCGCTATGCCGACCTCGGCGCGCTGGAAACGCTCTGGCCTTTGCCCGATGCGGAAAGCGTCACCGTGGCGGCGGGCGGCGAATTTGCGCGCGCGATTGTGAACAAGGGCGGCGTGGTGCGCCTCTCCCTCACGCTGGAGGCTGGCGCCAAGGCGGCGGTCCATGTGCTCAACACCGCCGACACCTATGCCCGCATCGAGATCGAGGCGACCCTGCATGAGGGCGCGGATTTCCATCTGGGCGGCGTGCAATTGAGCAGCGGCGATCAGACCGCCGAAATCGTCACCACCGTGCGCCATATCGAACCCAATGCGCGCAGCCACCAGATGATCCGCAGTGTTGCGGGCGGCACCTCGACCGCCAGCGTGCTGGGCAAGGTCTATGTGGCCCAGGGCGCGGATGGCACCGACGGCGAACAATCGGTGCGCGCCATGCTGCTGGACCGTACGGCGCAGGCCAATGCGCGGCCCGAGCTGGAAATCTATGCCGACGATGTCAAATGCGCCCATGGCTGCGCGATCGGCGAGTTGGATGCCAATGGCCTGTTTTACCTTGCCGCGCGGGGAATCGAACCGGCGCGGGCCAAGGCGCTGATGCTGCAGGCCTTTATCGCCGAAGCCTTTGACGGGGCGGAGGAAGAGGACAATCTGCAGGCCGCCGCGCAGGCCGCTTTGGAGGCTTTGCTGTGA
- a CDS encoding HesB/IscA family protein — protein sequence MTTTTRKPRPAAVLLTPNAEARVAKLMSEAPAGAIGVKLSTPRRGCSGLAYSVDYIDAAGPLDERIETPGGLFFIDSASVLYLIGSTMDWVEDDFTAGFVFANPNAKGTCGCGESFTV from the coding sequence ATGACAACAACCACGCGCAAGCCCCGCCCCGCCGCCGTCCTGCTGACGCCGAACGCAGAAGCGCGCGTGGCCAAATTGATGAGCGAAGCGCCCGCTGGCGCCATCGGCGTCAAGCTGTCCACCCCGCGCCGGGGCTGTTCGGGTCTGGCCTATTCGGTCGATTATATCGACGCGGCAGGCCCGCTGGATGAAAGGATCGAGACGCCCGGCGGCCTGTTCTTCATCGACAGCGCCAGCGTGCTTTACCTGATCGGCAGCACGATGGACTGGGTGGAGGATGATTTCACCGCCGGTTTCGTCTTCGCCAACCCCAATGCCAAGGGCACCTGCGGCTGCGGCGAGAGCTTTACGGTTTAA
- the sufC gene encoding Fe-S cluster assembly ATPase SufC, with product MLTIENLHASVADKPILKGLNLTINAGEVHAIMGPNGAGKSTTGYVLGGRPGYEVTQGSATFNGQDLFALDPHERAASGLFLGFQYPVEIPGVSNLQFLREALNSQRKFHDLPPLSGGEFMKLAKEKAALLRMDMDMLKRPVNVGFSGGEKKRAEMVQMGILDPKLAILDETDSGLDIDALRICGEGINAIMRKPDKAVLLITHYQRLLDYVKPDFVHVLAGGRIVKSGGPELALALEEGGYEGVAA from the coding sequence ATGCTGACCATTGAAAACCTCCACGCCTCTGTTGCGGACAAGCCGATCCTCAAGGGTCTGAACCTCACCATCAACGCGGGCGAGGTGCACGCGATCATGGGGCCGAACGGCGCGGGCAAATCGACCACCGGCTATGTGCTGGGCGGGCGTCCGGGCTATGAAGTGACGCAAGGGTCCGCCACCTTCAACGGGCAGGACCTCTTCGCGCTGGACCCGCATGAACGCGCGGCATCGGGCCTGTTCCTGGGTTTCCAGTATCCGGTCGAGATCCCCGGCGTGTCCAACCTGCAATTCCTGCGCGAGGCCTTGAACAGCCAGCGCAAGTTCCATGATCTGCCCCCGCTGTCGGGCGGCGAGTTCATGAAGCTGGCCAAGGAAAAGGCCGCACTGCTGCGGATGGACATGGACATGCTCAAGCGCCCGGTCAACGTGGGCTTTTCCGGCGGCGAGAAGAAGCGTGCCGAGATGGTCCAGATGGGCATCCTCGACCCCAAGCTGGCGATTCTGGACGAGACGGACTCCGGCCTCGACATTGATGCGCTGCGCATCTGCGGCGAGGGCATCAACGCCATCATGCGCAAGCCCGACAAGGCCGTGCTGCTGATCACGCATTATCAGCGTCTGCTGGACTATGTGAAGCCCGATTTCGTGCATGTGCTGGCGGGCGGCCGCATCGTTAAGTCGGGCGGGCCGGAACTGGCGCTGGCGCTGGAAGAAGGCGGTTACGAAGGCGTCGCGGCATGA